The region ACGAGCCAACGCGCCTTGCCTCCGGACAGCGCCGGCGGCAAATCGCAGATCGCTTCAGCCCGGTTGCTTCCGCGTCCATGCGGCAGGGGCACTGACTCGGTCAATGCATCCTCGAAACGCACGGGCTCGCGGTTGGCGGCCAGCAAGGATCGGGCGGCGGGCCACTTGAAGACGCGAATGTCACCGTTCAGCACCATCGTCGGGCCGGCCAGGATGTAGAGGTCATCGCCCGAGAAGTGCAGATCGCGAATACCCAGCCCGTCAAGCTGCAGGAAATGCTTGCGGATCAGCGTGCCACGCTCGTCCAGCGGCAGCAATCGCAGATCGTCAGCGCGGGCCTCAACCTCGATCTCAATCAGCGCCGACCAGCCCCTCAGCACCGGGCCGCGCAGGCCAAGCAACAAGCGCCGGCCGTCGACGGCCAGGCCTTCGATGTCAAAGCCGTTGTCCTTGCCCGGGATGGCCATATAGGGGCCGAAGTGGGGATCGTCGGCCAGCACGCGCGTCAGCAGATTTGACTCGGCATTCCCCTTCAGGCGCAGCGCCTTGCGGCCGTCCTGGGCCTGCCGCACCAGGCAGGGCTCGCCCTTTGCATTGGCCTCGATCGGCAGGCAGGCCAACAAGCGCCGGTTGCTGCCGAGCGAGACCTTGGCCAGGCGCTTGGCGTTCTCAGCATGGCCCCGGTCTGGCTTGGCGTTCTTGCGCTTCAGGCCATGCGAGCCGACCACCCAGAGGTAGCCATCGGCCACGGCCATGCCTTCCAGGTCGGCCTCTTCCTCGGCCGTGCCGGGCAAGTCCAGCAGATCCGCGAGGGGGAAATCGCGTGCCTCGCCAAAGCGCAAGGCTTCGCGCCCGACGGGTTCGAGCCGGCGCAAACGATCCAGGCCGCAGGCTTCGTCGCCAGCCACCCAAAGCCAGTCACCGGTGAAGGCGGCCCCCGACAGATTGGATTGAACCAGGGAGCCGGGAGCGAACTCCAGACGGGCGGCGTTGGCGGTGCGAGTTTTCGGCATCAGATCGGTCTCCAGAGGGTGAGGCGCCCAGAAGGCGGGCGCGAGGCAAGGCGTGCACGCGGCATGCAGCGAACGCTGAAG is a window of Paucibacter sp. KCTC 42545 DNA encoding:
- a CDS encoding DUF3616 domain-containing protein; protein product: MPKTRTANAARLEFAPGSLVQSNLSGAAFTGDWLWVAGDEACGLDRLRRLEPVGREALRFGEARDFPLADLLDLPGTAEEEADLEGMAVADGYLWVVGSHGLKRKNAKPDRGHAENAKRLAKVSLGSNRRLLACLPIEANAKGEPCLVRQAQDGRKALRLKGNAESNLLTRVLADDPHFGPYMAIPGKDNGFDIEGLAVDGRRLLLGLRGPVLRGWSALIEIEVEARADDLRLLPLDERGTLIRKHFLQLDGLGIRDLHFSGDDLYILAGPTMVLNGDIRVFKWPAARSLLAANREPVRFEDALTESVPLPHGRGSNRAEAICDLPPALSGGKARWLVLYDAPGADRKDGEHAVFGDLLSRD